A single Photobacterium toruni DNA region contains:
- a CDS encoding YnbE family lipoprotein yields the protein MNRLQQALSLSGCYSGIFFVAILLLKGCTPTIQVATSDKPIEINLNVKIEHEIKIKVDNDIEQLFDNKTVF from the coding sequence ATGAATAGGTTACAACAAGCACTCTCACTATCAGGTTGTTATAGCGGCATCTTTTTCGTTGCTATACTCTTACTCAAAGGGTGCACACCAACCATACAAGTTGCGACATCAGATAAACCGATTGAGATTAATCTTAATGTTAAAATTGAACATGAAATTAAAATAAAGGTTGATAACGATATAGAACAGTTATTTGATAACAAAACTGTATTTTAA
- a CDS encoding DUF4344 domain-containing metallopeptidase, whose translation MHRYYFTFNQAIDAISSHLSLLIRRLIYSLLWLTISCFSYAGTEQPTGGSYGLALDPVPTVNFVFITPINTQQQQAKDIVQHSSILATIKQLSQTRYIFAPSLEIVFGCTKGPNFNSSQQEIQIPYQYITQLLQHITKTGAYTTQQQRYQATTDALLLTLLHEIGHAYILDRAIPILGNNETMVDNFVTVLLLNDIERGDEIAINSYQLFSASKLNGTPLSDNHFIQQHSLSQQRYQHILCLVYGSNPTRYQHLFDSYPLAQRQQQQRQCNDIYSTTEQGWLYYLSD comes from the coding sequence ATCAGGCTATTGATGCAATCTCTTCACATTTATCATTATTAATAAGAAGACTTATATATAGCCTCCTTTGGCTGACAATCTCTTGCTTTAGTTATGCTGGTACAGAACAACCTACAGGTGGCAGTTATGGTTTAGCATTAGATCCTGTTCCTACCGTGAATTTTGTTTTCATTACGCCAATTAACACACAACAGCAGCAAGCAAAAGACATTGTTCAACACTCATCGATTCTTGCAACCATTAAGCAGCTAAGCCAAACTCGCTATATTTTCGCCCCCAGCTTAGAGATCGTTTTTGGATGCACTAAAGGCCCTAATTTCAATTCATCCCAACAAGAAATCCAAATCCCCTATCAATATATTACTCAGCTCTTACAACATATAACAAAAACAGGCGCTTATACGACCCAACAACAACGTTATCAAGCAACAACGGATGCACTCTTGCTAACATTACTGCATGAGATCGGCCATGCTTATATTCTTGATCGTGCAATCCCCATATTAGGCAATAATGAAACCATGGTTGATAACTTCGTGACGGTATTACTATTGAATGATATTGAGCGAGGCGATGAAATTGCCATTAATAGTTATCAACTGTTTAGTGCGAGTAAACTAAATGGTACCCCTTTAAGTGATAACCATTTTATTCAGCAGCATAGCCTTAGCCAGCAGCGTTATCAGCATATTTTGTGTTTAGTATACGGCAGCAATCCCACCCGTTACCAACACCTATTTGACTCATACCCCCTCGCACAACGTCAGCAGCAACAACGCCAATGTAATGATATTTACTCAACCACAGAACAAGGTTGGCTTTATTATTTAAGCGATTAA
- a CDS encoding intermembrane phospholipid transport protein YdbH family protein, translated as MKSTTGKIEPLPPAKAKKSRLRSNSTKVGLSLLGFVFLIPIVGLIWLNIHGVTITGVKGLHYDNGIQAEQISLRLFNYHVTFHQLSLQHQIDPDNQLDTGSYRLFAKKYDIELAPKITTLLATQGIYLRYIHFFDATFRFVDFSSPLTINARARKVTASAAHSDGKESAATQIIEQVDVTITNTPHLVISGHSNKGKLNVFFPHDQPSPHYPIRFVNSHFSIAWQDKQTPISVTIASLHPQWKTLNSTLSEQVITKLSLAFDLKNSLPTMKLTANTVKLEQPRYLPDFVNRTDIDNKGFHLGQTIANLARLPIKKLKLKSLTYGDLLIDAKVILKTPLNTITTPPVDLEHTKPHHKIATEKARKKIEQQAKNLNIATDNKTKARFIIKGNALAPNPYQLDVNIYHLSKTNARAHTIMTRSDGNNLNCDIKIIFHQPLPQYLNCNANFKNTKEFTDRLGLKDVPNAQIKGPLRFYAKQVLSNESTTANQMVMNNKIVDAHYLIGIELPPSFTIELNKYAFEAPFFKAKYKNPHQHHTPKHIANIQMNSDGKINFNLSYQNTLLKMALSDKDETISFKNANTNSEFNFFIDELNCLYPNLQCHINANIKANINTLQPVIKSKIDSVSFNSNIKATWANNYLITQLQQAHFQANTLFFHGSPTLTNNKISNIDFNINQLMGIIEKKEDRLNLMVYQPKNTQAQLSAQLSTRHQPEKIALKADYRAKLNIAVNKLLLRHEILFNNASQATSITPLIFSSQFNITIDDAQRNDKQRFPSANLEGQFNVTSQKLQAKATLTNRHDDILVKLSLKTDLATQKTHVKLHRNTITFTNTRHLKKHYFPELPLPFDITDGSITISAAFVIDHDNQLTGTTNISTDQLSGNYDNIDIMQLDSRASLAFSPKGIRTLHPIALFAHQLNAGITLTKPSLIMDVNTQTNHYTLHRMATYVLGGSLSAHRINLTHLPTSAFIPITVFGIKINEIVNLIDLDGIEFTGILDGTIPIAIVNGKIAIQDGVLHSRHPGGILRYIAGSMLDKNIKATDHQSPLMVSEILKNYHYHTLAMKVNYAKDGVLKTQSHFKGYNPDFQYGRPININVMIEDNVLEIIKTINILNASNIERKISEYFNHQ; from the coding sequence GTGAAATCAACCACAGGCAAGATCGAGCCATTACCACCCGCAAAAGCTAAAAAATCGCGATTACGTAGTAACAGTACCAAAGTCGGTTTATCGTTATTGGGGTTCGTATTTCTAATACCTATAGTGGGATTAATATGGCTTAATATCCATGGTGTAACAATCACTGGAGTGAAAGGACTACATTATGATAATGGTATACAAGCAGAACAAATTTCATTACGTCTTTTTAATTACCATGTCACTTTTCATCAGCTCTCTTTGCAGCACCAGATTGATCCTGACAACCAGCTAGATACTGGAAGCTATCGACTGTTTGCTAAAAAATACGACATTGAGTTAGCCCCTAAAATAACAACCCTATTAGCAACACAAGGTATTTATCTACGCTATATTCACTTCTTTGATGCTACTTTTAGGTTTGTTGATTTCTCATCCCCATTAACAATTAATGCTAGAGCACGTAAAGTAACAGCCTCTGCTGCACACAGCGATGGTAAAGAATCAGCAGCGACACAAATTATAGAGCAGGTTGATGTTACCATTACCAATACACCCCATTTGGTGATCTCAGGGCATTCAAATAAAGGTAAATTAAACGTCTTTTTTCCACATGATCAACCCTCGCCGCATTACCCAATACGGTTTGTTAACAGTCACTTTTCTATTGCTTGGCAAGATAAGCAAACCCCAATCTCTGTTACTATTGCATCGCTTCATCCTCAATGGAAAACACTTAATAGCACCTTATCTGAACAAGTCATTACTAAATTATCCTTAGCGTTTGATCTTAAAAACAGTTTACCAACCATGAAACTAACGGCTAATACCGTCAAACTGGAACAACCAAGATATTTACCTGACTTCGTGAATCGTACTGACATCGATAATAAAGGATTCCATCTAGGACAAACCATTGCTAACCTTGCTCGCCTACCGATAAAAAAGCTTAAACTAAAATCACTCACTTACGGCGACTTATTAATTGATGCTAAAGTGATTTTAAAAACGCCACTAAACACCATCACAACACCGCCAGTAGATCTTGAGCACACAAAACCACACCACAAAATAGCAACTGAAAAAGCAAGGAAGAAAATAGAACAGCAGGCTAAAAATTTAAATATTGCAACAGACAATAAAACTAAAGCGAGATTTATTATAAAAGGAAACGCGCTGGCCCCTAATCCATATCAACTTGATGTTAATATCTATCACCTTTCAAAAACAAATGCGCGGGCTCATACTATTATGACTCGTAGTGATGGTAATAATCTTAACTGCGATATTAAAATAATTTTCCATCAACCATTACCACAATATTTAAATTGCAATGCTAACTTTAAAAATACTAAAGAATTTACCGATCGTTTAGGGCTTAAAGATGTTCCTAATGCTCAAATAAAGGGACCTTTACGCTTTTATGCTAAACAAGTGCTGAGCAATGAATCAACGACTGCAAACCAAATGGTGATGAATAATAAAATTGTAGATGCTCATTACTTAATAGGTATTGAATTACCCCCCTCTTTTACTATTGAGCTGAATAAATACGCCTTTGAAGCCCCTTTTTTTAAGGCTAAATATAAAAATCCTCATCAACATCATACGCCAAAGCATATTGCTAATATTCAAATGAACAGTGACGGTAAAATAAACTTCAACCTCAGTTATCAAAACACATTATTGAAAATGGCTCTCAGTGATAAGGATGAGACGATCAGTTTTAAAAATGCGAATACAAACTCTGAATTTAATTTTTTTATTGATGAACTCAATTGTTTATATCCCAACCTTCAATGCCATATTAACGCCAATATCAAGGCTAATATCAATACATTGCAACCGGTCATCAAGAGTAAAATTGACAGCGTAAGTTTTAACTCAAACATAAAAGCGACATGGGCTAATAATTATTTAATTACCCAACTACAACAGGCACACTTTCAAGCAAATACACTGTTTTTCCATGGCAGTCCTACCTTAACCAACAATAAGATCAGCAATATTGATTTCAATATAAATCAATTAATGGGCATTATTGAGAAAAAAGAAGACCGCTTAAACTTAATGGTTTATCAACCTAAAAACACTCAAGCACAATTAAGTGCTCAATTATCGACACGCCACCAGCCAGAGAAAATAGCACTAAAAGCAGACTATCGTGCCAAACTAAACATTGCCGTCAATAAGTTATTATTACGTCATGAGATATTATTCAATAACGCTTCTCAAGCAACATCTATTACACCATTAATATTCTCAAGTCAGTTTAATATCACAATCGACGATGCTCAGCGTAACGATAAACAACGCTTTCCATCAGCCAACCTTGAGGGGCAATTCAATGTAACGTCCCAAAAACTACAAGCGAAAGCCACATTAACTAACCGTCACGATGATATTTTAGTAAAGCTCAGCCTTAAGACTGATTTAGCAACCCAAAAGACCCATGTAAAATTACACCGTAACACAATAACCTTCACTAACACTCGTCACCTAAAAAAGCATTACTTTCCAGAACTGCCTTTGCCATTTGATATAACTGACGGCAGCATTACTATCAGTGCCGCATTCGTTATTGACCATGATAATCAATTAACAGGAACCACGAACATCTCTACCGATCAGCTTTCTGGCAATTATGATAATATTGATATTATGCAGCTAGATAGTAGAGCCTCGCTCGCGTTTTCTCCTAAAGGGATCCGTACACTGCATCCTATTGCTTTATTTGCCCACCAGCTTAATGCTGGAATAACATTGACTAAACCCAGTTTGATCATGGATGTGAATACTCAAACAAACCACTACACATTACATCGAATGGCCACTTATGTATTAGGTGGCAGTTTAAGTGCTCATCGTATTAACCTTACTCATTTACCTACATCTGCATTCATTCCAATTACCGTTTTTGGTATTAAAATCAATGAAATCGTCAATCTCATTGATCTTGATGGCATTGAATTTACTGGGATCCTTGATGGTACGATTCCCATTGCTATTGTTAATGGAAAAATAGCAATTCAAGATGGTGTGCTTCATTCTCGCCATCCAGGGGGTATCCTACGTTACATCGCAGGATCGATGCTTGATAAAAATATCAAAGCGACAGATCATCAAAGCCCATTAATGGTAAGTGAGATACTTAAAAATTATCATTATCATACTTTAGCCATGAAAGTTAACTATGCTAAAGATGGCGTGTTAAAAACTCAATCTCATTTCAAGGGATATAATCCTGATTTTCAGTACGGCCGCCCAATCAATATAAACGTAATGATTGAAGATAATGTGCTTGAGATTATCAAAACAATAAACATACTCAATGCATCCAATATCGAAAGAAAAATTAGTGAGTATTTTAACCACCAATAG
- a CDS encoding YdbL family protein gives MKAIILKKRLLSYGLLLCLFSPSALAITLQQAKQQGLVGEANNGLIAAIKPNNNTTINQLIISVNNHRQKTYQAISQSHSVSLNTIKLRAYHKAIEKTQSGHFYQDSRGSWKMKK, from the coding sequence ATGAAAGCTATAATCCTAAAAAAAAGACTCCTTAGTTATGGGCTATTACTCTGTTTATTTTCACCTTCAGCATTAGCAATTACATTACAACAAGCGAAACAACAAGGGCTTGTAGGTGAAGCTAATAATGGCTTAATTGCCGCGATTAAACCAAACAATAATACGACTATTAATCAGCTTATAATCTCTGTAAACAACCATCGCCAAAAAACATATCAAGCTATCAGCCAATCACATTCAGTATCACTTAATACTATAAAATTACGGGCATACCATAAGGCAATAGAAAAAACACAATCAGGGCATTTTTATCAAGACAGTCGTGGCTCATGGAAAATGAAAAAATAA